One genomic segment of Armatimonadota bacterium includes these proteins:
- a CDS encoding extracellular solute-binding protein: MALCSLAAVFLITVAFSGSAGGQQPVKLTFWSWRVEDKWAYDRIIRVFQQRNPGIQVEFIPFRATEYNTILSSALTAGKGPDIVHLRAYGGLETFTAPGFIAPLDTEMVPELKRFSLQTLVGARGRKDGKIYGVPFATQTLVIFYNKKIFARYNLSIPKSWDEFLAVMKTLKDHGVLPLANGGKDGWTLEVLSGVVAPNFYGGTAFYEAVIRGHTTFRDPAYTNALAKMLELRPYMPPGFMGVDYATMQQLFINEQAAMFIGGSWEIGFFKAQNRALDFGVFAGPPEKPTQTPWVSSFADGNYGINAKTPHMAEAVKFIRFTATTEFGQMFTDLLAQLSAVPGVVVKDPVLKQVQVLNRKATPYMMLVGFRWQAPTGSTLLQSALQAMMAGRMTPAQVGDEVTTALPSWFEPFRGR, encoded by the coding sequence GGGCAGCAGCCGGTGAAGCTGACATTCTGGAGCTGGCGGGTCGAGGACAAGTGGGCTTACGACCGCATCATTCGGGTCTTCCAGCAGCGCAATCCCGGTATTCAGGTAGAGTTCATCCCCTTCCGGGCCACCGAGTACAACACCATCCTCTCCTCCGCCCTCACCGCAGGGAAGGGCCCGGACATCGTTCATCTCCGCGCCTACGGAGGACTGGAGACCTTTACCGCTCCGGGGTTTATCGCTCCACTGGATACAGAGATGGTACCGGAGCTGAAGCGATTCTCCCTGCAGACCCTGGTGGGAGCGCGGGGGCGGAAGGACGGAAAGATCTACGGCGTCCCCTTTGCCACGCAGACCTTGGTGATTTTCTACAACAAAAAGATCTTCGCCCGGTACAATCTCTCCATCCCCAAGAGCTGGGACGAGTTCCTGGCTGTGATGAAGACCCTGAAGGACCATGGGGTGCTGCCGCTGGCCAACGGGGGAAAGGACGGATGGACCCTGGAGGTCCTTTCGGGGGTGGTGGCTCCGAACTTCTACGGGGGCACCGCTTTCTACGAGGCGGTCATCCGCGGCCACACCACCTTCCGGGACCCTGCCTACACCAACGCCCTGGCAAAGATGCTGGAACTGCGTCCCTACATGCCCCCCGGCTTCATGGGTGTCGATTACGCTACCATGCAGCAGTTGTTCATCAATGAGCAGGCCGCCATGTTCATCGGAGGGTCCTGGGAGATAGGCTTCTTCAAAGCGCAGAACCGGGCCCTGGACTTCGGCGTCTTCGCCGGGCCACCGGAGAAGCCCACGCAGACGCCATGGGTCTCCTCCTTCGCTGACGGCAACTACGGCATCAACGCCAAGACCCCCCACATGGCCGAAGCCGTGAAGTTCATCCGCTTTACCGCCACCACGGAGTTCGGACAGATGTTCACCGACCTGCTGGCCCAGCTCTCCGCGGTCCCGGGCGTGGTGGTGAAAGACCCGGTGCTGAAGCAGGTCCAGGTCCTGAACCGTAAGGCCACTCCCTACATGATGCTGGTGGGCTTCCGCTGGCAGGCGCCGACCGGCTCCACGTTGCTGCAGAGTGCACTGCAGGCGATGATGGCCGGCCGGATGACCCCGGCGCAGGTGGGCGACGAGGTGACCACGGCGCTGCCCAGCTGGTTTGAGCCCTTCAGGGGACGCTAG
- a CDS encoding sugar ABC transporter permease: MSLRAARRLWLAFFIGPALLLFALFVTYPILSALGYSLFAWEGIGRRGFIGLGNFVRLFHTFPYPRLLGNAFWHNVLVFVMTMTIQNVTALGLALLLARGPRGERFYRVVFFLPVILSLVIVGFLWLLFLNPMFGVVNRVLVMAHLGSLARPWLGDPQTALFTLILVNAWRWLGFPTLVFLAAMQGIPSDYLEAARIDGATEWKLFRHVIFPLIAPAVTIIVLLTFIGSFNWFELPYVMQGVSGGPNRSTDVLGLLFYRTAFGEVDTGLQDIGIGSAIAVIMFVLLVTVSAVAAVHLRRREVEYA; this comes from the coding sequence TTGAGCCTGCGCGCGGCCCGGCGCCTGTGGCTCGCTTTCTTCATCGGTCCCGCCCTGCTGCTCTTCGCCCTCTTCGTCACATACCCGATCCTCTCCGCGCTGGGCTACAGCCTGTTCGCCTGGGAGGGGATCGGACGGCGGGGCTTCATCGGGCTGGGAAACTTCGTCCGCCTCTTCCACACCTTCCCCTACCCGCGCCTGCTGGGCAACGCCTTCTGGCACAACGTGCTGGTCTTCGTGATGACGATGACCATCCAGAACGTCACTGCGCTGGGGCTGGCCCTGCTGCTGGCGCGCGGCCCCCGCGGGGAGCGCTTCTATCGTGTGGTCTTCTTCCTGCCGGTGATCCTCTCGCTGGTGATCGTGGGTTTCCTGTGGCTGCTGTTCTTGAACCCGATGTTTGGAGTGGTGAACAGGGTCTTGGTTATGGCCCACCTGGGTAGCCTGGCCCGACCCTGGCTGGGCGATCCGCAGACCGCACTGTTCACGCTGATCCTGGTCAATGCGTGGAGGTGGCTCGGCTTCCCCACACTGGTCTTCCTGGCGGCGATGCAGGGGATTCCCAGCGACTACCTGGAGGCGGCGCGGATCGATGGAGCCACGGAGTGGAAGCTCTTCCGCCACGTGATCTTTCCCCTGATCGCCCCGGCAGTGACCATCATCGTCTTGCTCACCTTCATCGGATCTTTCAACTGGTTCGAGCTGCCCTACGTGATGCAGGGAGTTTCCGGCGGCCCTAACCGGTCCACGGACGTGCTGGGCTTGCTCTTCTACCGCACGGCGTTTGGTGAGGTAGACACCGGTCTGCAGGACATCGGTATCGGATCGGCCATCGCGGTGATCATGTTCGTCCTGCTGGTGACCGTCTCGGCTGTGGCCGCCGTCCACCTGCGACGCCGGGAGGTGGAGTACGCGTGA
- a CDS encoding carbohydrate ABC transporter permease has protein sequence MRLPWRWTPFVQILLLCNAVLVLAPMAIMILSSFKTTREIFRNPFGLPQQWRLDNFTRVWVEARFAQYFQNSVLVTMASVLLIVALGAMAGYALGRFRFGGSDLLYLYFLSGLMLPIRLGVIPLFILMRNLRLLDTLWSLILIYAASGLPSAVFILTGFFRTLPADLDSAARIDGAGEWRIFVQVMLPLVRPALVIVAVYNLIPVWNDFFFPLVFIQSDQRKTLPLGMTAFFGQYYTDWATLFAGLTLAAVPVVVLYALLSRQFIRGLTAGAVKG, from the coding sequence GTGAGGCTGCCTTGGCGCTGGACTCCGTTTGTCCAGATCCTGCTGCTTTGCAACGCCGTCCTGGTCCTGGCCCCCATGGCCATCATGATCCTCTCCTCTTTTAAGACCACACGGGAGATCTTTCGGAACCCCTTCGGGCTTCCCCAGCAGTGGCGCCTGGACAACTTCACGCGCGTATGGGTAGAGGCGCGTTTCGCCCAGTACTTTCAAAACAGCGTGCTGGTTACCATGGCCTCGGTGCTCCTGATCGTGGCGCTGGGTGCCATGGCTGGGTACGCCCTGGGACGGTTCCGTTTCGGCGGGAGCGACCTGCTCTACCTCTACTTTCTCAGTGGTCTGATGCTCCCCATCCGCCTGGGCGTCATCCCGCTCTTCATCCTGATGCGCAACCTGCGCCTGCTGGACACTCTGTGGTCGCTGATCTTGATCTACGCCGCCTCGGGGCTGCCCAGTGCCGTCTTCATCCTCACCGGTTTCTTCCGCACCCTGCCTGCGGATCTGGACAGCGCGGCGCGCATCGACGGCGCAGGGGAGTGGCGGATCTTCGTCCAGGTCATGCTGCCTCTGGTCCGTCCGGCTCTGGTCATCGTCGCCGTCTACAACCTGATTCCCGTGTGGAACGACTTCTTCTTCCCCCTGGTCTTCATCCAGTCTGACCAGCGAAAAACCCTCCCCCTGGGGATGACGGCCTTCTTCGGCCAGTACTACACGGACTGGGCGACGCTCTTCGCCGGGCTCACGCTGGCCGCCGTGCCCGTGGTGGTGCTGTACGCCCTTCTATCACGCCAGTTCATCCGCGGTCTGACCGCTGGGGCCGTAAAAGGTTGA
- a CDS encoding N-acetylmannosamine-6-phosphate 2-epimerase, with protein MLRVHPVLCPLAGGLVVSCQARAGHPLRSPTMIAALARAACAGGAVAVRVSGEADIRAVRQAIGLPIIGLRKVFHPDTPVYITPTLADARAVAEAGADIIAVDATARPRPGGERLEDLLGAIHEELNRPVLADVATLDEGLWAARQGADAVATTLAGYTTFQPPPEEPDVDLVRALVQQLQVPVLAEGRYRRPDQARTALRAGAFAVVVGRAITDPLMLTELFLAALRSP; from the coding sequence ATGCTTCGCGTTCACCCTGTACTGTGCCCGCTGGCCGGGGGGCTCGTTGTCTCCTGCCAGGCCCGGGCCGGGCACCCGTTGCGCAGCCCCACGATGATTGCGGCTCTGGCTCGGGCCGCTTGCGCCGGCGGGGCCGTGGCCGTGCGCGTCAGCGGTGAAGCCGACATCCGCGCGGTGCGTCAGGCTATCGGCCTTCCCATCATCGGCCTGCGCAAGGTCTTTCACCCGGACACGCCCGTGTACATCACGCCCACCCTTGCCGACGCCCGCGCGGTAGCCGAAGCAGGTGCCGATATTATCGCTGTGGATGCTACCGCTCGGCCCCGTCCCGGTGGCGAACGCCTGGAGGATCTTCTGGGGGCGATCCACGAGGAACTGAACCGGCCCGTGCTCGCCGATGTGGCCACGCTGGATGAGGGCCTCTGGGCCGCCCGGCAGGGAGCAGATGCTGTGGCTACGACGCTGGCGGGCTACACGACCTTCCAACCCCCGCCGGAAGAACCCGACGTGGACCTGGTGCGGGCCCTGGTGCAGCAACTCCAGGTTCCCGTGCTGGCGGAAGGGCGCTACCGCCGTCCGGACCAGGCCCGGACCGCCCTGCGCGCAGGCGCCTTTGCCGTGGTCGTGGGGCGGGCGATCACCGACCCCCTGATGCTCACCGAGCTGTTCCTGGCGGCGCTGCGTTCTCCCTGA
- a CDS encoding BadF/BadG/BcrA/BcrD ATPase family protein, giving the protein MRRDLFMGIDGGASSTTCVVVDSSGRVHASGHAGPVDHLYRPAGRRQTRRALRDAVDAALAASRCRGRLRAIVAGLTGLEPDSPEARLARRMVHEVVRADIIRVTWDVEVAFAGAAAGGSGIMVIAGTGSVAFGRNARGQTARAGGYGFLIDDHGGGVSIGQAALRAVLQARDGRGPHTRLLPLITERLGDWPAIRRAVYGEGGRVLLASLVPLVARAAASHDAVARRILGAAGQALADLAAAVARRLDMREESFDLFTVGGVFAAGELVRKSLRRALRKHALRCRLRPPIFPPAIGAALLAMEAAGVPLQSAVLRQLKSTSAPEDQTR; this is encoded by the coding sequence ATGCGGCGTGATCTGTTCATGGGCATCGATGGCGGGGCCTCCTCCACGACGTGCGTTGTCGTCGACAGCAGCGGACGCGTCCACGCTAGCGGCCACGCCGGTCCGGTGGACCACCTGTACCGGCCGGCAGGCCGCCGGCAGACTCGCCGGGCGCTGCGAGATGCTGTGGACGCGGCCCTTGCCGCATCCCGCTGCCGTGGGAGGCTGCGTGCCATCGTGGCCGGACTCACCGGGCTGGAACCAGACTCGCCCGAGGCCCGCCTGGCCAGGCGGATGGTGCATGAAGTCGTGCGGGCAGACATTATCCGGGTCACCTGGGACGTGGAGGTGGCCTTCGCCGGGGCCGCAGCGGGAGGATCAGGCATTATGGTCATCGCCGGGACGGGATCGGTGGCATTTGGCCGAAATGCCCGCGGACAGACGGCGCGCGCCGGGGGATACGGCTTTCTCATCGACGATCACGGTGGGGGCGTCAGCATCGGGCAGGCGGCGCTAAGGGCGGTGCTGCAGGCGCGCGACGGGCGCGGTCCGCACACCCGCCTGCTCCCCCTGATTACGGAGCGACTGGGCGACTGGCCGGCCATCCGCCGTGCGGTCTACGGGGAGGGGGGCCGGGTCCTCCTGGCCTCGTTGGTGCCGCTGGTTGCCCGGGCTGCGGCAAGCCACGACGCTGTAGCCCGGAGGATCCTGGGTGCAGCAGGACAGGCCCTCGCTGACCTGGCCGCGGCGGTGGCCCGCAGGCTGGACATGAGGGAGGAATCCTTCGACCTCTTCACGGTGGGTGGGGTATTCGCCGCAGGCGAGCTCGTCAGGAAGTCCCTGCGCCGGGCTCTGCGCAAGCACGCCCTGCGCTGCCGGCTGCGTCCTCCCATCTTTCCTCCAGCCATCGGGGCTGCCCTCCTGGCCATGGAGGCCGCGGGCGTCCCGCTCCAAAGCGCGGTGCTGCGGCAGCTGAAAAGTACCTCCGCGCCTGAAGACCAGACCCGATGA
- a CDS encoding SLC13 family permease, which translates to MMTSQAWVATAILGAALAAFAWGRARPEVIAMAVVVALALTGAATPAAALAGFSDPTVVTIAALYVVSAGLERTGVAVLAADWLLRAAGPGEHRLTAVLMALGGVLSGFMNIVGAMAMLIPVTLAVCRQTGLSPSRLLLPLAIGARLGGALTLIGKPSNLVVNSVLVQAGEPPLAFFSFFPVGVSLLVAGIVFMVLVGHRLLPAGPSATVTPTGIPRLTLREAYRLPERLFLLRLKDGSALGGRSLAETSLGTSFGMTILAIERGNRRIHGPSPDERLLPGDCLVAEARPTDVARLCESGAVQAEPLQHTEDDMLETEDVGLVEVVIAPRSDLAGSSLRELEFRQRYGLTVAAIWRQGQPRRTWLAELPLQYGDALLLLGPRDRIRALRQDPNFISLDEPLTPRRSRMGLAALAVVMLIVLGTSQVLPLSLAALLAAGVVVLGGCISAEEVFQAIDWRTVIVIGGLIPLGMALHTTGAAAAIAQAILPQGGAGPVVSLAAVLLVAVVIGHFVPSVPTTIVVAPIALSAAAPSGTSPVPFMITVASATSVTLLTPISHPASLMVMGPGGYRLGDYARLGAPLALLLGATLLAVVSLVWKV; encoded by the coding sequence ATGATGACATCCCAGGCATGGGTGGCCACGGCCATCCTGGGGGCCGCCCTGGCCGCCTTCGCATGGGGCCGGGCGCGCCCGGAGGTCATCGCCATGGCGGTGGTCGTGGCCCTGGCCCTCACCGGCGCGGCAACACCGGCCGCGGCGTTGGCCGGGTTCAGCGACCCCACGGTAGTGACCATCGCCGCCCTCTACGTGGTCAGCGCCGGGCTGGAGCGCACAGGGGTCGCCGTCCTGGCCGCGGACTGGCTGCTGCGCGCCGCGGGCCCGGGGGAACACAGGCTGACCGCAGTACTGATGGCACTGGGCGGTGTCCTCTCCGGCTTCATGAACATCGTCGGCGCCATGGCCATGCTGATCCCGGTGACCCTGGCGGTCTGCCGGCAGACAGGCCTCAGCCCCTCCCGCCTGCTGCTGCCGCTGGCGATTGGAGCCCGGCTGGGCGGAGCGCTGACCCTCATAGGTAAGCCTTCCAACCTCGTGGTCAACTCGGTGCTGGTGCAGGCCGGAGAGCCCCCGCTGGCTTTCTTCTCCTTCTTCCCGGTGGGGGTATCGCTGCTGGTCGCGGGGATCGTCTTCATGGTGCTGGTCGGCCATCGTCTCCTGCCGGCTGGCCCCTCGGCCACGGTCACACCCACCGGGATCCCACGCCTGACGTTGCGGGAAGCCTACCGGCTGCCCGAGCGCCTGTTCCTGCTGCGACTGAAGGATGGCTCTGCCCTTGGAGGCCGATCGCTGGCGGAAACCTCGCTGGGAACCAGTTTCGGCATGACTATCCTCGCCATCGAGCGGGGGAACCGGCGCATCCACGGGCCCTCGCCAGACGAGCGACTGCTGCCTGGGGACTGCCTGGTGGCGGAAGCCCGCCCCACCGACGTGGCCCGGCTCTGCGAGAGTGGCGCGGTGCAGGCGGAACCTCTCCAGCATACAGAGGACGACATGCTGGAGACGGAGGACGTGGGTCTGGTCGAGGTGGTCATCGCCCCCCGCTCGGACCTGGCAGGGAGCAGCCTGCGGGAGCTGGAGTTCCGCCAGCGCTACGGGCTCACGGTGGCGGCCATCTGGCGCCAGGGGCAGCCGCGGCGCACCTGGCTGGCGGAGCTGCCCCTGCAATACGGCGACGCCCTGCTCCTGCTGGGACCGCGCGACCGCATCCGTGCCCTGCGGCAGGATCCCAACTTCATCTCTCTGGATGAACCCCTCACCCCTCGGCGGTCACGCATGGGGCTGGCAGCGCTGGCCGTGGTGATGCTGATCGTCCTGGGAACGTCGCAGGTCCTCCCTCTCAGCCTGGCCGCGCTGCTGGCAGCGGGAGTCGTGGTGCTGGGAGGATGCATTAGCGCCGAGGAAGTTTTCCAGGCCATAGACTGGCGCACGGTGATCGTCATCGGGGGGCTGATCCCTCTGGGCATGGCCCTGCACACGACGGGGGCTGCAGCGGCCATTGCCCAGGCCATTCTTCCCCAGGGCGGTGCCGGCCCTGTGGTCTCCCTGGCGGCGGTCCTGCTGGTAGCCGTGGTCATCGGGCACTTCGTCCCCAGCGTCCCCACCACCATCGTGGTGGCACCCATCGCCCTCAGCGCGGCGGCGCCCAGCGGTACCTCACCGGTGCCCTTCATGATTACGGTGGCCTCAGCCACCTCGGTCACGCTGCTGACGCCTATCAGCCACCCGGCCAGCCTGATGGTCATGGGACCCGGCGGCTACCGGCTGGGCGACTACGCGCGCCTGGGGGCGCCCCTGGCCCTGCTGCTGGGAGCGACGCTGTTGGCGGTGGTCTCCCTGGTCTGGAAGGTGTAG
- a CDS encoding GntR family transcriptional regulator, translated as MTGDNPEPIQGLPPVEVLPSLSERVYVALKQSIAEQKLKPGSKLSVPRLAAALGVSRTPVKEALERLAQDGLVTMLPNRGAYVAILRWEDVNEIYQMREMLEGLATRLAADRMDDELLRRLRDLLQQGESAVRRRDIDAHIRIDLEFHRLIRARGGNRRLVRALDNLQDQIRIVFRTSATIPGRMPKALEEHRRILAALAAADPDQAERAARDHVRRIREAVLAHMRAAEGAERPLADSH; from the coding sequence ATGACAGGCGATAACCCCGAACCGATCCAGGGCCTTCCTCCTGTCGAAGTGCTACCCAGCCTCAGCGAACGGGTTTATGTCGCCCTCAAGCAGTCCATTGCCGAGCAGAAACTCAAGCCCGGTAGCAAGCTCAGCGTGCCCAGGCTGGCAGCCGCGCTGGGCGTGAGCCGGACGCCGGTCAAAGAAGCCCTGGAGCGGCTGGCGCAGGACGGGCTGGTGACAATGCTGCCCAACCGCGGCGCTTACGTCGCCATCCTCCGCTGGGAGGACGTCAACGAGATATATCAGATGCGGGAGATGCTGGAGGGCCTGGCTACCCGGCTGGCGGCTGACCGCATGGACGACGAGCTCCTAAGACGGCTGCGCGACCTGCTGCAGCAGGGTGAGAGCGCTGTCCGCCGCCGGGACATCGACGCCCACATCAGGATTGACCTGGAGTTTCACCGGCTGATCCGCGCGCGGGGTGGTAATCGCCGCCTCGTCCGCGCCCTGGACAACCTCCAGGACCAGATCCGGATCGTCTTCCGCACCTCCGCTACCATCCCCGGAAGGATGCCCAAGGCGCTGGAGGAGCACCGGCGCATCCTGGCTGCGCTGGCTGCAGCGGACCCGGATCAGGCCGAGCGGGCGGCGCGGGATCACGTCCGCCGCATCCGGGAAGCGGTCCTGGCACACATGCGGGCGGCGGAGGGTGCGGAGAGGCCTCTGGCCGACTCCCACTAG
- a CDS encoding mandelate racemase/muconate lactonizing enzyme family protein: MSEALGRRRIAAVQAFHLAARLNWPLGGSARRQPLSVRQSTIVRLLCDDGLVGYGECMGPPTVLVPAVRHLAPLVLGADPLARNVLTRALMTRAREEGPTGPLVAAVSGIDLALWDLAARALDVPLVVLLGGGVRDQVPTYAASVYFSSLDEAVDVAGQFVARGFRSIKVKVGMGVEEDAVRVAAIRDHVGPEVRLLLDANGAYDAKAAITLARRCDSAGIFWIEEPVPADDLEGCRRVRDATALPIAAGENLSTRQGFAPWIAARAVDVVMPDLGRCGGLTEAMAVAAMASAHGVAVSPHCWGSSIAFAAAVHLAAALPHCQLLEFDAHPDPLREALLGDVLNPRSGAVAVPAGPGIGVEVQEAALREFAAPDGG, from the coding sequence ATGTCTGAGGCGCTCGGCAGGAGGCGAATCGCCGCCGTCCAGGCTTTCCACCTTGCGGCCCGTCTGAACTGGCCGCTTGGAGGAAGTGCCCGCAGGCAGCCCCTCTCCGTCCGCCAGTCTACGATTGTCAGATTGCTGTGCGACGACGGATTGGTCGGGTACGGGGAGTGCATGGGACCCCCGACAGTTCTGGTCCCTGCAGTTCGCCATCTGGCTCCGCTCGTCCTCGGGGCCGATCCGCTGGCCCGGAACGTGCTGACCCGTGCCCTGATGACCCGAGCCAGGGAAGAGGGCCCCACAGGTCCTCTGGTAGCGGCCGTCAGCGGCATCGATCTCGCCCTGTGGGACCTGGCCGCCAGAGCCCTGGACGTCCCGCTGGTCGTGTTGCTCGGCGGTGGCGTCCGCGACCAGGTGCCCACATACGCCGCCAGCGTCTACTTCTCCTCCCTGGATGAGGCAGTGGACGTTGCCGGGCAGTTCGTGGCGCGGGGATTCCGCTCCATCAAGGTCAAGGTGGGAATGGGGGTGGAGGAGGATGCCGTGCGTGTGGCTGCCATCCGCGACCACGTGGGACCGGAGGTACGCCTCCTCCTGGACGCCAACGGGGCCTACGACGCGAAGGCTGCGATCACCCTGGCCAGGCGGTGTGACTCAGCCGGCATTTTCTGGATCGAGGAGCCTGTGCCGGCCGATGATCTGGAAGGGTGCCGCAGGGTGCGCGACGCCACGGCGCTGCCCATCGCTGCAGGCGAGAACCTCTCCACGCGACAGGGCTTTGCCCCATGGATTGCGGCACGAGCCGTCGACGTGGTCATGCCGGACCTGGGACGGTGCGGCGGGCTCACCGAGGCCATGGCCGTAGCCGCCATGGCCTCGGCACACGGCGTGGCCGTCTCGCCCCACTGCTGGGGAAGCTCCATCGCCTTTGCCGCCGCCGTGCACTTGGCGGCGGCTCTGCCCCACTGCCAGCTGCTGGAGTTTGACGCCCACCCCGATCCCCTGCGCGAGGCCCTCCTGGGTGATGTGCTCAACCCTCGCTCGGGCGCCGTGGCCGTCCCTGCCGGGCCCGGGATCGGGGTGGAGGTGCAAGAGGCGGCGCTGCGGGAATTTGCCGCTCCCGACGGAGGGTGA
- a CDS encoding ABC transporter permease has translation MAAARPRRVDGERLRYSLISWGTVGAILLLWYVATTWGWVSSFILPSPGQLLAEFRLLLLKGYAGKPLGEHLWASLLRTFTGLGLGIAVGVPVGLLMGYSPAAHAVLSPIFSFLRPIPPIAFIPLMILYFGIGEFSKVALIFLAALYYVVLNSSAGVRTVPRDLIRAGENMGLNRVQLFSHVIFWAALPHIMTGVKTATAVSWAIVVAAELIAAQAGLGFMVMDATTFFRVPNVYIGIIIIGLIGVTLEIITLFFDRRLLHWAGK, from the coding sequence GTGGCCGCCGCCCGCCCACGCAGAGTTGACGGAGAGAGGCTGCGCTATTCCCTGATCAGTTGGGGGACGGTGGGAGCCATCCTCCTCCTATGGTACGTGGCCACGACGTGGGGATGGGTCTCCTCCTTCATCCTGCCCTCCCCGGGCCAGCTTCTGGCGGAGTTCCGGCTGCTGCTCCTCAAGGGCTACGCCGGCAAGCCGCTGGGGGAGCACCTGTGGGCCAGCCTGCTGCGTACCTTCACCGGCCTGGGCCTGGGCATCGCCGTGGGTGTGCCCGTCGGACTGCTCATGGGGTACAGCCCGGCCGCTCACGCCGTCCTCTCGCCGATCTTCTCGTTCCTCCGTCCCATCCCGCCCATCGCCTTCATCCCTCTGATGATCCTCTACTTCGGGATCGGCGAGTTCTCCAAGGTTGCCCTCATCTTCCTGGCTGCCCTCTACTACGTCGTGCTCAACTCTTCCGCCGGGGTGCGCACGGTGCCCCGCGACCTGATCCGGGCCGGTGAGAACATGGGCCTGAACCGCGTGCAACTGTTTTCCCACGTCATCTTCTGGGCAGCGTTGCCTCACATCATGACCGGGGTGAAGACGGCAACGGCGGTGAGCTGGGCCATCGTGGTGGCGGCCGAGCTGATTGCCGCGCAGGCCGGCCTGGGCTTCATGGTCATGGACGCCACAACGTTCTTCCGGGTGCCCAATGTGTACATCGGCATCATCATCATCGGCCTGATCGGGGTGACTCTGGAGATCATCACCCTCTTTTTCGACCGGAGGCTCCTCCATTGGGCGGGGAAGTAG